TTCTAACTTTTGGAATAAGCTGCTCATTAACATCATGCAAAAACTGAAAATACACCGGAATCGTTCCAAAATAAACCATATTAGAATCTAAAATACACCAAAACTTTGAACGAAACagattcatcaaaataataaaatcagatTCAGAACTCgtacattacattcaaattcaaaccatcaaccaTCAACAACTATTTTcacagaaaaaaaattattcaactaCATAATCATAAATAACTAACAAACTATATTAACTAGATTCAAATCACACCTCACCGCTTGATTCAATTTAAAACAATAATACAATTCACCCTGATTCAATTGAAAGTTTGAACTTAAAAAATACATCGAAAGATTTTCAAATACACccatttataatcaaaatacacCGAAACGAGGACGGAACAGATTCATCACAGTAATAATTCAGATTCAGAACTcctacattacattcaattcaaaccatcaaccGTGAACATTAATTTTCATAGACAAAAACAATATTATTCACCTACAAAATCATAAATTACTAACAAACTATATTAACTAGAATTGAACCACACCTCAACCACTTGAttcaattcaaaacaataaaccaCTTCGCTCTGGTTTAATTGACTGTCTGAACTTAAATCATTCATTATATTCGGCAATAAAATACCTGTTCAAAACTAATTTTACAGCTTGATTTCAATAACTTTGatccaaatcttcaaatccGATAAAAGAGCATTGAACTTGCACAAAAAGAAAGCAGAGAATGAAGAAAACATAGAGAAGGAAGAGAAACACAAAGAATGCATAGATGGAGCAGAATGTAGAGACGTAGAAAATGCTGAGaaatttcaaaaaaagaaaCGAAATCCATATGAAAAAGGCAGTTACATATATTCGCGCGTTGAGTCAAAGTTTGTTAGAGATAGTGAAACATGGAGGTGAATTAGGTCAAAGTTATTTAATTGGATTTGGTTGCAAAAACACCGCATTGCATTGGACACTGTCGGTGGCCTCTTCAAATTACCATAATAACCTTCCaagaagttaatttttttaaagttactAAATTAGTAAATTGTAAAAGCACATAGATAGATTCTGGTATTCTACTATATATATGAAAGAGAGTAAGACAAGAGCAGTTCCCTTTTCGTCCACCTCAGGAGGCATTTATTAATCTATATAATTGCCAGTAAGCCTTTATTTTTATAGAACGAATCTGAATGGTTGCATGGTACATCACATGAAGAACAAGCTTGCTTCATTGCTCTATTGCTTTCGGTAACCTTTAGTTATAATCTTTTCTctaaaattgaatgaaattaagaagtattacaaaaataatacaagTTACTTAATCAATTCTGCTTGCCTTCTCCTCCACCATCTTCAACGTAAACCTTCTTCCTTCTATCAGCTCTAGAAAGCACACAAATGAGGAGAAAACACGTGGCATAAATCCCGTGAACCTTCCAATTTGTCTTCGGAGGTTGCCTCAACACCACCCTATGAAACACCGTGACGTAGTAATGAAGCCCAATAGCTATGCCCACTAACATTTGGGCCAGGCCCAAAAACTTAGAACCCAACCCACACTCCGTGGAGAAGACAAGAACAAGATACATCAAGAGCATCAAGAGATAGAAAACGTAACCGAGAGTTTGCAGAACCTGCAGGCACAGGTACGTGGACTGCGAAGTAGAGTATAAAAACTTTAACGGTTCGAGCCCAGTAACTAAGGACGATACGCAGAGGATGGTGAAGTAGATAGAGAGATAAACttggatgaagatgatgattttCTGGAGTGAGAAATATGCTTTGATTTGTGTGCAGAGGAGAGAGACCAAGATCAACGGGATCAATACGAAAGCGCACGAGAGTGCGGTGGCTACGGTGGATGCATATTTTTTGCCGACGTAGGGTTTGAAGCCTTTTGTGATCTCGCTGTTGGCTTTGGTGAGGTAAAGCTTTGAAGTTGTGGAGATTCTTTCGAGGTCTGGGAGAAGCGTCTGGTGGAACTTGTTTGGCAGATCTCTGAACTCTGAGACGAAGTCTTCGTCGTCTTCGTCCATCCAGTATGTTGTCGGTGGTGGTTGTTTCGTCGGTTTCTTCGTTGGAGGAGAAGCCTTCTGCGGTTTCTTGATTATTGGCTTTGTTTGATCTGAATCTGATGCCTGGCTGGTGGTTGTTTTTGTTTGCTTGTTCTTATCCTTGGTGCCGGTGGACTTTGTAGTTTTGTTGGTTGCTTTCGCAAGATCCAATGGTTTCTTGTTTGAAGTGGAAGGTGAAGTAGGTTTTGATGTTGATGTGGAATTGAGCTTCTTGAACTTGGAAGTGGAGGAGGGAGTAGTAGGGGAGTTGAGCTGCTTGTTACTCTTGTTGGAGGTGGAGCTTGTGGAATTGAGCTTCTTGAGGCCAGTAGTGTCGGTGGATGCGGTTTTAGAAGATGATGAACTCTTGGAGGAAAGGTTTTCGGAtttgatggttttggttttggtttggtTCTTGGCAGAAATGTTACTACTAGATTTGAGTGTTTTTGTTTGGTTGTTCTTGGTGGAAAGGGAATTGGATTTGATGGTTTTGGTTTGGTTCTTGGTGGTGGAAGAAATGCTATCAGATTTGACATTCTTGGAAGAAGTAGTGGCTGGCTTAGTTAGCTTGGTCTGGTTCTTTTTGGATTGGGATTGGGATTGGGTAGTGCTTTTCTTTTTCAGGGGCTTCTCTTCCCAATCATCATCTTGCTCCTCCAACAATCTTCTACTGCCAATTCTACTAGATAACCCTTCTTTGGTCTGAACTTGATGTTGTGAGCAGGCACTGAAGCATACAGAAACAAAGAAGAACAAAAGAATTGAGAATATGAGTACCTTTTTGCAGTCCAAGTGCATGAGTTGAGCCATTGGTGGTGAAGTGAAGCCAATCTGCACTGGCTTCCTCCAAGATCTAGAGGGTAGTAGTGGTAAGGTAGTCAAAGATCTAGTAAACAATAGAGTAATAGAGCTTGGACCCTCAAACTCACATGTGAATTTATAATGCTTTGGTGGATTgagaaaaaaagaacaaatgagagaagaaaaaatgggttataatttataaatagttTGCATTTGTTTATAAGTGAAGTGAAACCATTGAGTGAGAGTGAGTGGAAGTGTGTGCTGCCAAAGCGAGAGGAGAAAGGAAAGAGACCTATCACATGGCACATCCAAACAATTCAGGCTTCGCTACTTACGGTTTTaccccctttttctttttaagatttcttaaaaaaatgttCCACTTGTTACTATAAATATTCGTGCGAGTTCATACAAATTTCACAGGTCAACAACTATTAGTTTTATGAATCGGGTTTGTATACTCAAATAAATATAGTAGCGGTGAGTGTGCCCGAAGGGAAATTAATGCTAATAGCATCATAGCTGTGCAATACTGATGCGATCTAATAAATGCTTAATAGAAGGAGGGTAGAATGCGGGAAAATAACGAATGCTGCAACTGTGGCAGCccattaaaatgattaaaaatggTAGCTTGGCAATCTCATTATGTGGTGAGGAAATTCAAAAGTAGAAGTCCCAAGCCGACAGAGcaaggaaaaatcaaaaaccATGTCGTGTGTTCACATTGTGTCGTTGACATGAAATCCTAGATGCCGCTTTCAATTTTGCTTTCCTATAAACACACAGCCTCGCATACCCACACAAAATTGAATTACacaacaaaatagaaaatttatCCCGAGGGGGGGGGATAAAAATGGCATATTGGGGTGAGAGAGGCTCGAACTCTCGACCTCAGGATAACTCAGAAGCTATGAGACCTACGCGCTAGCCAACTGCGCCACCACCCCAGGATATATCCTGTAATGTGATATGTATTTAATGATTTGAGCTTGGTGATCTGTAGCAGaacattacaaatttaaaaCCATAATTCCTTTGTAAATATGGGTGCAAGAGATAGAGAGACATACATAACAAATaagatttttcccttttattAACAATAAGAAACATTTCTACTTTCCTAATCCTAACATAATGACAGGTTTATTTAAAGTAAATTTATTTTGCTATTTTGAGGGACATAAGTTTAATTTTCCTTGAGTAAAGTACCATTTGTACCTATGAAAGTTGAAAACGCTGACAAATGTACCCACGAGAGAAGAAAACTACCAAATGTAACCATCAATCGTGACATTCGTGGGACGAAACTAACCAAGCCTTATTCCGGCGTTGACTCCGTTAGTAACTCATCCTCCGTGGCACTTCCCGGCGTGACATGGCATGGGGGCCTCTTACCTggaaattataaataaatacaattggatttcaaaattataattttttaaaaaaaatggagaaatTAGAATTGAACAGTTATCAAAGCTACACCTCTTCGCACATTTCACAGAACAGAGGGTAGAGCCCTAAGAGTAGCCAGTTCATCTTCTCTAGTCACAGAAAATCTCCGGTGCCGACGATAATCTCCGTGTTCAAGAGAGCGTGCTTGTTGGTGTGTTTCGTGTCAGCTGTTGGAGTTGTGTTGTCTCATCCATAGGTAAGCATTAACCTTCGATTTCTCTGTGTTGGTTTTCTGGTTTTTTGGTGCATGGTTGTGGGTATGTTGTTTTTATTAGGGTGTCTTTTCAGTGGCTATGATGTGGTTCTGAGTTCGTTTTCTCTTCTCTATACATGTGTGTTTGCAGATGGCAACTATCCACATTACGCTAGTCATTAGTCACAGAGGAAAATTTGAAAAGGGTGATGATGGGAAACTGGCGTATGTTGGGGGTGAGAAAACAGAGATTGAACGAGTGAATGTGGACACGCTTAATAAGTTCTTCATGAATGACCTAGTAAAGGACATAGGGTATAATGATGTGAGCGAGCTGTACTGGCTTGAACCTGGGAAGGAGTTGAATGGTGGGTTGAGGTTGCTTAGACTAGACATGGATGTGGTGAGTATGTATGAAGCAGCGATTGCTAATGGGAGGAGAGTTGAAGTGTTCACCGAGCATCCAGTTGACCTTCCTGAGTTCGCAGAAGAGAACAACGAACCGGAACCAGAGCTTGAGATATTAACTGTTAACAGGACCCCAGTGAAACACAGAACCAAATTATGTGTTAGGAGACCcccaaccccaaagaagaagagaaagaaagtggTGAAATTGAGGGAGAATGTAGGAGGTGTGCCTGGAAGGGATGCTCAAACAGAGGATGCTGCGGGAGAGAAAGAAGTCCATGATACCCcaagaaacacacaacaacCAGAATTGAGCAATGATCAACCAGATATAcccacccattcaccaaaggtTACCTTTGATGAAGCACCAAGGATCATTCAGCTACCAGATCCACCCACTGAACCCAACTTACCGCCATATCAACCTCCGGAAAACACTCATCCACACCCTGAACAACCAGATGTGTCAGCTGCAAGTGAAGAAAATGGAAACCAAATTCCAGTTTCTGCAGAGTCAGTGGCTCCCACTGTGGATAAAGGGCCTGCCGAATCTGTCGAGGTTTTCACACAGTACATCCCACAGCCTTGTCAAGAACCCGGTACGGGTAGTCAACCCAGTAGTTCACAGCCAGATATAAGTGCAGATGTGGGTAGTGACAGGCAACAAAAGTCCAAGAGACGATCAACAGTCAGGCCTCCACCTTCAGGGCAAACATTCATACCCAACCAAGATCCAAACAAGCCTCCTTCATTCTATATACCTGTGGATGGTGAAAATATGTCAGAGGCAACTGCAGGGATGCATTGTTACAAGTCGGAGGAGCTTGATTCCGTTGCAAGTGATGATGAAGACAGTGAGCAGGCAGCATTTCCTCAAGCGAATCCAGATGCTCCAGTGAGGGAAGTAAGGTTGGAGCTTGGCATGGAGTTTGAAAATCTGGACCATTTCAAGAAGGCAGTTAGGAAGTTCAACATCAACTTAGGGAGAAGCATATTCTTTCCAAGGGTGGACTCAACTAGGTGCAAGGCCATATGTTATGATGAGAGCTGTCCGTGGCAGATATACTGCGCAAAACGGTCGTTTCCATTAAGCTTTCAGGTGAAAACGTTTGTGAATGAACATACATGCAGCAgagttaacaaaaataaatctgCAGATGGTAAATGGGTTGTACAGGAGCTTGAAGACAAGATCCGTGATTTTCCGGACTTGACTCAAAGGCAGGCACAAGATTTTTTCAAGAAGGAGTATGACGTGATTGTGAACGAGAGGAAGATATACAGGGCTATGGTGAAGGCGAAACAACTAATAGAAGGGAGTGAGATAGCTCAGTATGCTGTTCTTAGAATCCCTCCTAGTCAATGGAGCAGGAGTGGTTTTAGTGAGTACCCAAAATCTGACAATTATACCAACAACAACTGCGAATCATTCAATTCTAGGATCAAGAAGATGAGAGGGAAGCCTATCATAACTATGCTGGAAGAGGTGCGGTATTATATGATGAGTAtaattgcaagaaacaagaagGCTTTGGTGGGTTATAATGGGCTGATCACTCCTGTGCAGCAGAGTAGgcttgaaaaagagaaaagggagagCAACAAGTGGCGGCCGTTTCCCACCGGAGATGATCCTGGAAATGTCTATGAAGTACAGTGCCTGCCTCATAAGGTTATGGTGGATATAGGAAAGAGGACTTGTTCGTGTAGGTTTTGGCAACTGACTGGCTTGCCGTGCAGGCATGCATGTGCTGCACTGAGCTACCAGAATAGGAAGCCAGAGGAACATGCACATAACTGGCTTTCTATGGGGGCATATAATAGCACATATGAGTATGTCATCCAGCCTGTCCCTAACCAAGAATATTGGCAACATGTTGATCTACCTCCTATATTGCCCCCAGTATACAAGAAGCAGATTGGGAGgccaaaattaaaaagagataGAAAGAATGAcgccccaaaggaaacccaaccAGATCCTCATAGGGCCCCCAGAAAGTATGGCCCCATCACCTGCAAGTACTGCCTAAAGGTAAACCATAATTCATATGCTCCCATTACTTATGCTTTCAATGTCAACAAAATGAAAGTTCATGTTACATGTATTGCAGACTGGACACAACAGTCGTAGCTGTTCCAAGAAGAAGGAAGCTATGGCTGGGGGACAAAGTTCAAATCCACACCCAGCTGCTGAGGATGATGGGGATGAGGCTGCAAGACTGGAGGAGATGTTCTGGGAAGAGACACTGGAAGCTGTTGAAGCAGCTGAAGCAGCAGCATCTCAGCCACCACATGTAAGTTTAATGATGCATTTTACAACTTCATTCTAAAGGTTTTTAATGAAATCAATCATATGTGTCTACTGTTGTAGGAGACTACCTCAGCTCCTCAACCGATTCCTAATCCAGTGAGGTCTCCTTCAACTAGGCCAACAACTACAAAAAAGCCaccaaggaagaagaagaatctacGAAGACCACCACCAACTACTCACCAACCACAATCTGCTCCAACAACACCAGCTACTACTACTCCATCACCCACGGCCTCTGATGTGCCACCCACTGTCACACCTCAAACCATGCAAGCTGCCTCCCAGGGGACTACTTCCAGATTCATGGAATTCATGCCTACTCCCACAGTAGGGGGATCAACCTCAACTCGATGGCCTCAGCCTGCCTTCCGTCCACCACCAAAAAAAGGGTCCACAACTGCACACTTGAAGGAAGGATCAAGCGGCAGTAGCAACTCCACTCCAATTCCTTGAAGCAAAAGTCtttatattatgtttttttGGCACTGTGTCATGGCAGTTTATGTTACACTTGTTGGATATGCCACATAATACTCCTACAATTGCTTATGTTTTGGTTTTCGGTGTTTTGTGCATTTGTTGAAAACTCACACCTATAACTAGTATAACTAGAATACTTCAGGTGCTCAATTTCTACGTTCCTATGAGCTTATTTTGCCTTTCTTTCATGTTATTTTAGAGCATAAAGTAAAAAAGACTTCAAATTGGTATTAGCAATAGATAACTTCTGCAACTTTTCAAGTCTTATAAGACTTTTTTTGACATTTTCTGGATTTCACATGTCTACAAATGACATATATAGAATCGAATATGGGTATTTTTGTCAAACCCTAACAATGAAAACTACTTGGGCTCAAAACCCCCTGAGAATCAGATACAAAGTGCAGACAACATTACATACGACCaccattgacataatcacaaGCCAAATCCTAACTTTACTAACTTCAACTTCACACCTCCCTAACATCATCAGCATCTTCGGTTCAGCCTTCGCATCATTAACGTCTTCCTTAATCTTTCTTTCTGACAGTGGTCTCCTCAAATCCTCCCATTGCCCTTCAATTTCGTCTACCCATGCAAAGAAGTTGCAGTCCGAGTTCTATACATGGCAGAAAAACTACAATCAGATACAGATTCAACTCAGACAGAACAGGATGTAAAACGGGTTACCTTCCAATTGGGACAACGTACGAACCACCTCCCAGGATTCATCGCCGTCCCTGACTGTAACAGCGTCACCCCCAACCCACAGAAACATCTCCCATTGAACTTCCTATCGTGTACCCTTCTTGAATTTGAGCTTCCAGACACACTACCACTGCCAGTCGAAGTTGGAGTAAACACTCTTCGCCTCGACATTGGTTTAATTTCGAAGATTTTTGTGAATCTAGGGTTAGGGTTCTTATTGGGGATGGAACAAGGTTTGAATTTGGAAAATTTTGGGGTTGAAGATACATTATAACGGTCACACACCTCAGCAATCCACGTAAGAAGGCCCCCATGCCATGTCACGCCGGGAAGTGCCACGGAGGATGAGTTACTAACGGAGTCAACGCCGGAATAAGGCTTGGTTAGTTTCGTCCCACGAATGTCACGATTGATGGTTACATTTGGTAGTTTTCTTCTCTCGTGGGTACATTTGTCAGCGTTTTCAactttcatgggtacaaatggtactTTACTCATTTTCCTTTGTCGTGAACATTTTTTATCCTCTTATACATGAGTCTTGAACTAGCGGGGCAGCAACACATGCTCATCATTATCATCGAGGTCAATACTCTCCAGCGGTCTCTGTCCCTTGGATACGTCCAATAAAGGATTGAGTAGATGCAACAGCTGATTATCATGGGAATTCCAATTGCAGTATAAAGTGCTTTTGCCAATGCTGCAGCATTTCCTCTATCCGCTTTAATGGAGGACGAATCTCCTTTTCTGATTGGTTTATATCCAAAAATACGCTGAGCCATAATGTCAACAATAGGAGCAGCAAACGACGCCAATATAGACTCAAAAAACTTATCCACTGCATATATAGTTGAACGAGACTTCTCTGGGATTATCTCTGCAAGTATTGGACTGTTCATAATGTTAACTAAACATTTTTTGTATGATTAGACATTGTTTGTTATGGTAAGAGTCATATGGGTACGTACTTGTTTGTTGCTGGACCATTCCAGCTCATGAAGAAACCCATGATGAAGAGAGCAAGGGCGTGCAAGAAGGGAGTGGATGGATCATAAGGCAATACCAACAGCAAAATTGCTGCAAGAGGAGCAGCTGAACCAACGCTTATCTGTGCCATTATTATTCTGCCACGGTTTGGTAAGTGTTGGGATAGAATATCCCCCATTTTACCCCCAAACAGAGCTGCTACTGAAATAGCAATGATGAACATGGTCCAAAGCAACGCTGTTGTCTTGTGTGAAAATCCAATGAGTTCTAACCAAAGTGTGGCAAATGAGAACAATGCTGACCATGAAATTGACCCAGATACACCCTGTGCCACAATTACCCGAAAAGATGGGATTCTCATAACTGATTTTACTTCTTTCAGCATATCTTTCATTCCGGAAACAAAGGACATGGGGTTATTGTTATGTGGAGCTTTTGGATAGTGTGGATCATTAGCAAAGAGGTGTACTAATACACCTGCTATGACACTGATAAGGGCAACAAGGTGGAAAGCTATTCTCCAACCCGGTATGCCAGCAAATGAAGTTGAGGCTAGAATTACAGCGAAGGGTCCGCCAAGAATGCTTCCAATGTTTCCAGTTAATGAAAGCCACCCAAAAGCCATGCCACGGTTACTGTCGTTTGTGCAGTCAGCAACCAGAGATTTACTTGCCGGAACAAAAATGGCAAGCCCTATCCCATTAAAAGCTCTTGAAATTGCCACCtagtaataattaaaattaggattatgctatgtgtacactaaaatcagttacCAAAGTTagccaccagtataaaatataggtcaaaatataaatacatgttaaaaataaattaaatcacacatgtatttatacacaaatacattggtagctgattttagtatgcgaatagtatttttgttaaaattaaatggTGATCTTGGTATGATATGTTGCAATAAGCAAATAAAATATAGAGGGGGAGTTGGAGTAAGGAGAGACCTGTGAAATTGTGGTGGAGATGGCGAGGAGGAAGGTGGTGGCAGCCCAAAGAAAAGCACCAAGAGCGATGAGATGAGCACGGTTGTGGCGCTTGGCGAGGTAAGCGGCGAATGGGTAGCAGAGACATTGAACAAATGATCGGTAGAAAGTGAGTGTGCTCAGAGCAGCAGGATCTTCTTGAAAAGTTTTACCAACTTCTTTATACACTGCTGGAAGTAGAGACGAGTCTGCGTTATCCATTATGTTAACCATGTTAATCATCAACAGTGTCACCGTTGCAATCTCCcatttcatcttcatctttttctatttccAACTAAGACCATAAGAATTCGCAGTTTgcgtttttcttttctcttttttgcaGTGTATTCCACGGTTCAAGAACAGATATGAGAAACTCAAGGTTGACTTGGGAGGTAAGATTGACTTGGACTAGCTGTGAGAGATGAGCCAGCAGAGCCACCACTTTGCTTGGTCTGCACAACACCATCATTTTACATATATTGCCATTGAAATTGTGATTTTCGTCCACATTTATAATGCTAGTAAGAAAGTCTTTTTAGCCCAAGGAGTACTCTGTTCATAACTTCGTATTACTTAGCTACTGCTAAACTAACTAGTAATAGAATTACATGAAACCACCATTTGTTTTTAAGCCTTCAAGTATGATTATTATGTACGGTATTTTCAAAATCGCGTAACTGATAAATTAAGAACCTCTTCATGTTTTGTATCAActgaggaaaaaaaaaacttagggTGAATTTGgaatacaataaaattaaaataatttagaagtgttaaaatataaaaggtcAACTTTACAGTGTAAGtattaatataaaagaaaagtgaatttagtttaaaaattgatataatgacttaattttataaaaagtcaTTATAAgtcattatataaaattaaacacaataatttaattttaattttaatatattttaagttaaataaagttatttctaaaaatattttgttctaaACAAACTCTAAATagtattgataaaaaaaagaaaattcttaACTCTTAAATATTGTAGCACTCAATCAAACAACTTGATCTCTTGAACTAGCGAGATAGCGAAACCTTTTCATCATTATCATCTACACCTACTACTATCTCTTCCCCCTCTAGCTGTTGCATTTCTGAGTCTACCAATACAATCATTCTTGCTCGCTCCCTGTCCTTTGGGTAAGTGGAATAAAGGAATGAGTAGATGGAACAACAAATTATCATGGGAATTCCGATTGCCGTATAGAGTGCCTTTGCCAGTGATGCACCATTTTCTTTGTCAACTGAGTCTGACGACCTTTTTGGGGGTTTATAACCATAAACATGCTGCGCCAATAATCCAACAATGGGAGGAGCAAATGACGCCAATATGGACTCAAAAGATCGATCCAATGCATATATAGCTGCCCGGGACTTCTCAGAAACTATTTCTGCAAATATTGGACTGTTCACAATGTTTAATTTTGAACAAAGTCTAGCCCAAATTTACAAAATGATCCataattattatcttaaataTCATTATCTTAGCATTAGCATATAATAAGAGTAATACTATTTGATAGAATTTGTTTTTATCAAATGGAATGAGTTTTTATCTTGTTAAATGTTAGCTAACTCCTTTATTTTATGATAgaatttgtttcattttttctatACCCATGTTAGTAGCGTAGGAATATGAATAGAAACACAAGTTATT
The genomic region above belongs to Arachis duranensis cultivar V14167 chromosome 3, aradu.V14167.gnm2.J7QH, whole genome shotgun sequence and contains:
- the LOC107481795 gene encoding uncharacterized serine-rich protein C215.13, with amino-acid sequence MAQLMHLDCKKVLIFSILLFFFVSVCFSACSQHQVQTKEGLSSRIGSRRLLEEQDDDWEEKPLKKKSTTQSQSQSKKNQTKLTKPATTSSKNVKSDSISSTTKNQTKTIKSNSLSTKNNQTKTLKSSSNISAKNQTKTKTIKSENLSSKSSSSSKTASTDTTGLKKLNSTSSTSNKSNKQLNSPTTPSSTSKFKKLNSTSTSKPTSPSTSNKKPLDLAKATNKTTKSTGTKDKNKQTKTTTSQASDSDQTKPIIKKPQKASPPTKKPTKQPPPTTYWMDEDDEDFVSEFRDLPNKFHQTLLPDLERISTTSKLYLTKANSEITKGFKPYVGKKYASTVATALSCAFVLIPLILVSLLCTQIKAYFSLQKIIIFIQVYLSIYFTILCVSSLVTGLEPLKFLYSTSQSTYLCLQVLQTLGYVFYLLMLLMYLVLVFSTECGLGSKFLGLAQMLVGIAIGLHYYVTVFHRVVLRQPPKTNWKVHGIYATCFLLICVLSRADRRKKVYVEDGGGEGKQN
- the LOC127745638 gene encoding uncharacterized protein LOC127745638 codes for the protein MSKVPFVPMKVENADKCTHERRKLPNVTINRDIRGTKLTKPYSGVDSVSNSSSVALPGVTWHGGLLTWIAEVCDRYNVSSTPKFSKFKPCSIPNKNPNPRFTKIFEIKPMSRRRVFTPTSTGSGSVSGSSNSRRVHDRKFNGRCFCGLGVTLLQSGTAMNPGRWFVRCPNWKNSDCNFFAWVDEIEGQWEDLRRPLSERKIKEDVNDAKAEPKMLMMLGRCEVEVSKVRIWLVIMSMVVVCNVVCTLYLILRGF
- the LOC107481539 gene encoding uncharacterized protein LOC107481539 is translated as MKMKWEIATVTLLMINMVNIMDNADSSLLPAVYKEVGKTFQEDPAALSTLTFYRSFVQCLCYPFAAYLAKRHNRAHLIALGAFLWAATTFLLAISTTISQVAISRAFNGIGLAIFVPASKSLVADCTNDSNRGMAFGWLSLTGNIGSILGGPFAVILASTSFAGIPGWRIAFHLVALISVIAGVLVHLFANDPHYPKAPHNNNPMSFVSGMKDMLKEVKSVMRIPSFRVIVAQGVSGSISWSALFSFATLWLELIGFSHKTTALLWTMFIIAISVAALFGGKMGDILSQHLPNRGRIIMAQISVGSAAPLAAILLLVLPYDPSTPFLHALALFIMGFFMSWNGPATNNPILAEIIPEKSRSTIYAVDKFFESILASFAAPIVDIMAQRIFGYKPIRKGDSSSIKADRGNAAALAKALYTAIGIPMIISCCIYSILYWTYPRDRDRWRFKTHV